The following nucleotide sequence is from Thermoleophilaceae bacterium.
GAGCCGTGATCGCCCTTCTGAAGCGTGTCCGCGTATTCGCGCGAGGTGATGCAGGCGCCGATGGGCAGCCCGCCGCCGAGTCCTTTCGCCACCGTCATCACATCCGGCCGCACGGGGGTCTGCTCGTATGCCCAGAGGGTGCCCGTGCGGCCCATCCCGCATTGCACCTCGTCGAAGATCAGGAGCGCCCCATGGCGGTCGCACGCCTCGCGCGCGGCCACGAGCACGTCGTCGCCGATCGGGTGGATTCCAGACTCGCCCTGCACCGGCTCGATGAGCACCGCGGCAGTTTGGTTGCCCACCGCGGCTGCCACGCCGGCGGCGTCGTCGCGGTGCACCACCTTGAAGCCGGGCACGAGCGGAGCGAACGGCTCCTGCTTCGTCTCCTGCGGCGTGGCCGAGAGCGCGCCGTAGGTGCGGCCGTGGAAGCCGTCAGTGAGCACGACGATCTCGCCCCCGCGGCGGTGGCGGCGTGCGAGCTTGATCGCGCACTCGTTCGCCTCCGCCCCGGAGTTGCAGAAGAACACCTTGCCGCCCAGCGAGCTCTCCGCCAGCCGCTGCGCCAGGCGCATGGCCGGCTCCGTGT
It contains:
- a CDS encoding aspartate aminotransferase family protein, which produces MPLNITDLQALERDWVMPTYARQPVEFVRGEGCRLWDADGNEYLDFLAGISVVQIGHCHPALVEAIRDQAGRLMHVSNLYYTEPAMRLAQRLAESSLGGKVFFCNSGAEANECAIKLARRHRRGGEIVVLTDGFHGRTYGALSATPQETKQEPFAPLVPGFKVVHRDDAAGVAAAVGNQTAAVLIEPVQGESGIHPIGDDVLVAAREACDRHGALLIFDEVQCGMGRTGTLWAYEQTPVRPDVMTVAKGLGGGLPIGACITSREYADTLQKGDHGSTFAGGPVPCAAAHAVLDVVHDEAFLDDVRTKGQALVAGLERLPVTNVRGRGLMCAFDVHGAPELATRLLTEQRLVVNATGPATIRMLPPLTVSGDEIEDALGRLAAVIE